A window of the Desulfopila inferna genome harbors these coding sequences:
- a CDS encoding oxidoreductase, giving the protein MESGNSGIFSPFTIKGFTFKNRLGVAPMTRTSADEASIPRQDVLDFLVRRARNGAGLVYTEALVTDYESAQGYPGQSRITNSKQIEAWKSVAEKIREHGSVGIIQLFHCGRIAYEGVNPANRVIAPSPISPVQGNSLTGRKYPLPDEMSKFDIDHVINGFVESAKGAVEAGFDGIEIHGAHGYLISQFLSSYSNKRNDYYGGTLENRFRFACEIIESVKAVVPDDILLFFRISNWGIADMEVSLFEDQVEWQQLITLLSRQDIDAISVSAYDFQKNEFGTDYTMSQLTRQVTELPLLICGKIYDHRTAELALQDADFALSAKSMLLNQHFVEDIRNQRELKPYSAKDADIAYTGEKLL; this is encoded by the coding sequence ATGGAAAGCGGCAACAGTGGAATTTTCTCCCCTTTCACCATCAAAGGATTCACTTTTAAAAATCGCCTTGGCGTTGCGCCGATGACACGCACTTCCGCAGACGAGGCGTCGATCCCGCGCCAGGACGTTCTCGATTTTTTAGTGCGGCGCGCCAGGAATGGTGCCGGACTGGTATATACCGAGGCGCTGGTCACCGATTATGAAAGCGCTCAGGGCTACCCAGGGCAAAGCAGGATCACCAACAGCAAGCAGATCGAGGCGTGGAAATCCGTTGCCGAAAAAATCCGGGAACATGGCTCCGTCGGCATCATTCAGCTTTTCCATTGCGGCAGGATAGCATATGAGGGTGTTAATCCGGCAAACCGGGTTATCGCTCCCTCCCCAATTTCTCCAGTCCAGGGTAACTCGCTGACCGGCAGAAAATATCCTCTTCCCGATGAAATGAGCAAGTTTGACATCGACCATGTCATAAACGGTTTTGTCGAATCGGCAAAAGGCGCCGTCGAAGCCGGTTTTGACGGCATTGAAATTCATGGAGCCCACGGCTATCTTATCAGCCAATTTCTTTCGTCATACTCCAATAAGCGGAATGACTACTATGGCGGTACTTTGGAAAATCGTTTCCGTTTTGCCTGTGAAATTATAGAGAGTGTCAAAGCAGTGGTCCCGGATGATATTCTGCTTTTCTTCAGAATTTCCAACTGGGGAATTGCCGATATGGAAGTCTCGCTCTTCGAGGACCAGGTTGAATGGCAGCAACTGATAACGCTGCTGTCACGCCAGGATATCGATGCCATCTCCGTTTCCGCCTATGATTTTCAAAAGAATGAATTCGGCACCGATTATACCATGAGTCAGCTGACCCGCCAGGTCACCGAACTTCCACTTCTCATTTGCGGAAAGATATATGACCACAGGACAGCCGAACTGGCCCTGCAGGATGCCGACTTCGCTCTCTCGGCAAAATCAATGTTATTGAATCAGCATTTTGTCGAAGATATCCGGAACCAGCGTGAGTTGAAACCATACAGTGCCAAAGATGCCGACATCGCCTATACCGGCGAAAAGCTTCTTTAA
- a CDS encoding PilZ domain-containing protein has translation MDNYELLSISKALIPSFKVLKIVDSSSIANIVNAIKGSQPAMIKLTVKGGNQHQYECTFKEDEAPNFFLVFPPDTLPDGIALKAEHLVSIAQKSSSLSLNTSIIERQNDTLRLKANGTLDPASLREYFRINTSTKIVASYRTNSQHSSSADWTISGQTQDISGSGVLALFGDEPKNKNHIIVEILLPHQNVTINAVSHIVHKKRLRNGRWQVSFHFDTISTKHRDSVITYLLGVQRQQLRDNVRAWDE, from the coding sequence TTGGACAACTATGAGCTGCTCTCTATATCCAAGGCACTTATACCCTCTTTTAAGGTGCTGAAAATCGTGGACTCTTCATCTATAGCCAACATAGTCAATGCAATCAAGGGTAGCCAGCCGGCTATGATAAAACTGACCGTCAAGGGCGGTAATCAGCATCAGTATGAATGCACCTTCAAGGAGGACGAAGCGCCGAATTTCTTCCTGGTTTTTCCACCTGATACCCTGCCGGATGGTATTGCTTTGAAAGCGGAACATCTAGTTTCCATAGCCCAAAAATCGTCTTCCCTTTCTCTAAACACATCCATTATTGAGAGACAAAACGATACCTTGCGTTTAAAGGCTAATGGAACCCTTGATCCGGCAAGTCTCAGAGAATATTTCCGGATCAATACCAGTACCAAAATCGTTGCCTCCTACAGAACAAATTCCCAGCATAGTTCCTCCGCTGACTGGACTATCAGCGGACAGACCCAGGACATATCGGGATCCGGAGTGCTGGCGCTCTTCGGTGACGAACCGAAAAATAAAAATCATATCATTGTTGAAATCCTTCTTCCTCACCAGAATGTGACCATTAACGCGGTAAGCCATATCGTACACAAAAAACGCCTTCGCAATGGACGCTGGCAGGTTTCCTTCCATTTCGACACGATCTCCACTAAACATCGTGATTCAGTTATCACCTATTTGCTTGGTGTTCAGCGCCAGCAGCTGCGTGATAATGTGCGTGCGTGGGATGAATAG
- a CDS encoding EscU/YscU/HrcU family type III secretion system export apparatus switch protein codes for MERKNIPKAVAILYDDDKGAAPKIIAGGQGVIAGKIIETAREAGIHIQEDPALVELLSKVPIGDEIPVELYQTVAEVLAFVYKVNQKYQEKMADKGY; via the coding sequence ATGGAGAGAAAAAATATCCCCAAAGCCGTAGCAATTCTTTATGACGACGACAAAGGTGCGGCACCGAAAATTATCGCGGGCGGACAGGGAGTCATTGCCGGCAAGATCATAGAAACAGCGAGAGAGGCAGGAATCCACATCCAGGAAGACCCGGCTCTAGTCGAGCTGCTCTCCAAGGTACCGATAGGCGACGAAATCCCTGTCGAGCTTTACCAGACGGTTGCCGAGGTTCTGGCCTTTGTCTATAAGGTGAACCAAAAATATCAAGAAAAAATGGCTGACAAAGGGTATTAG
- a CDS encoding acylneuraminate cytidylyltransferase family protein, translated as MFKGQRILALIPARGGSKGLPGKNIRNLHGKPLIAWSIEAAMKSNYIDRIIVSTDSADIATIAEEYGAEIPFMRPTELAADNSSGIDVCLHALEWYSNKSDIYDLLLILQPTSPLRTASDIDAAIETLGAKQAKAVVSVCETDHHPWWSSQLPQDGNMENFIRPEVLNKNRQELPNYYRLNGAIYLIETKLLRKTHSFYGPDTFAYIMPPERSIDIDSLPDLLLAEAYLAK; from the coding sequence ATGTTTAAAGGACAGCGGATTCTGGCTCTGATTCCCGCACGTGGAGGAAGTAAAGGTCTGCCGGGGAAAAATATCCGGAACCTCCACGGCAAGCCACTGATCGCCTGGAGCATTGAAGCCGCCATGAAAAGCAACTATATCGACCGCATAATTGTCAGCACCGATTCTGCGGATATCGCTACCATAGCTGAAGAGTATGGAGCGGAGATTCCCTTCATGCGTCCGACTGAGCTGGCCGCGGATAATTCAAGCGGTATTGATGTCTGCCTCCATGCCCTGGAATGGTATTCCAACAAAAGCGATATTTACGATCTGCTGTTAATTCTGCAACCAACCTCTCCACTCCGCACAGCCTCAGACATTGATGCCGCAATCGAAACATTGGGCGCCAAACAGGCCAAAGCCGTGGTCTCGGTTTGCGAAACGGATCACCATCCCTGGTGGAGCAGTCAACTGCCGCAAGATGGGAACATGGAAAACTTCATACGCCCAGAAGTTTTGAATAAGAACCGGCAGGAACTGCCGAACTACTACCGACTCAATGGAGCTATTTATCTCATCGAAACGAAACTCTTAAGAAAAACACATTCATTTTATGGGCCCGATACCTTTGCTTACATTATGCCTCCAGAAAGATCGATTGACATAGACTCTCTTCCCGATCTCCTTTTGGCCGAGGCCTACCTTGCAAAATGA
- the neuC gene encoding UDP-N-acetylglucosamine 2-epimerase → MKKICVFTGSRAEYGLLKPLLDEIKQDSSLKLLLLVSGMHLSAVFGNTYKLIESDGFKIDRKVMTLDDGGTPLATCRSIAHGIVGYTEAFRELQPDILVLLGDRYETFAAATAALVSQLPIAHIHGGETTQGAIDEAFRHSITKMSLLHFTSTENYRQRVIQLGEHPDHVFDVGAIGLEYLDKGDFLSKNELEDALNFRFGKKNALVTFHPVTLEPGRATQQFSQLLAALDDLEELKIIFTKANADPEGRNINQLIDDYVIKNPKRTISFTSMGHQRYLSSMKIVDLVIGNSSSGIIEAPSFGVPVINVGSRQQGRIKAANIIDCLPEQKSILEACKKGLSQQFKNLAKAVDNPYRKKDTASQIKEIIKKTNATKRLKSFYDIPANTSSSKS, encoded by the coding sequence ATGAAAAAAATCTGTGTCTTTACCGGAAGCCGGGCAGAGTACGGATTACTCAAGCCTTTGCTTGACGAGATTAAGCAAGATTCCAGCTTGAAACTGCTGCTCCTTGTTTCCGGAATGCACCTTTCAGCGGTATTCGGCAACACATACAAATTGATCGAATCAGACGGATTTAAAATCGACAGGAAAGTCATGACGCTCGACGATGGGGGCACCCCCCTTGCCACCTGCCGCTCAATCGCACATGGCATCGTCGGTTACACTGAAGCCTTTAGAGAGTTGCAGCCGGATATTCTCGTACTTCTTGGCGATCGGTACGAAACATTTGCAGCAGCAACAGCAGCTCTGGTTTCTCAGCTCCCTATTGCTCACATCCATGGCGGAGAAACAACCCAAGGAGCTATTGACGAGGCGTTTCGACACTCCATTACCAAGATGAGTCTTTTACATTTTACCTCAACTGAAAACTATCGACAGAGAGTTATACAATTAGGAGAACACCCGGATCATGTTTTCGATGTAGGTGCTATTGGACTTGAATATCTTGATAAAGGTGACTTTCTTTCAAAAAATGAATTAGAAGACGCTCTAAATTTCAGATTTGGCAAAAAGAATGCTCTGGTAACTTTCCACCCCGTAACTCTCGAACCAGGACGCGCAACACAACAATTCAGCCAACTCCTAGCAGCCTTGGACGACCTTGAGGAATTGAAAATTATTTTCACTAAAGCCAATGCAGATCCAGAAGGGCGAAATATCAACCAGCTAATAGATGATTATGTTATCAAAAACCCAAAAAGGACAATTTCTTTCACTTCTATGGGACATCAACGATATCTCAGCAGTATGAAAATAGTTGATTTAGTTATCGGTAACAGCAGCAGCGGTATAATAGAAGCTCCGAGTTTCGGCGTGCCAGTGATAAATGTCGGAAGCCGCCAACAAGGGCGAATCAAAGCAGCCAATATTATCGACTGCTTGCCGGAGCAGAAAAGCATTCTTGAAGCCTGCAAAAAAGGACTGAGTCAACAATTTAAGAATCTAGCTAAAGCGGTCGATAACCCTTATAGAAAGAAGGATACGGCATCTCAAATCAAAGAAATCATCAAAAAAACAAACGCTACCAAACGGTTGAAGTCTTTTTACGACATCCCCGCAAACACAAGCAGCTCAAAATCATGA
- a CDS encoding flagellar brake protein, which produces MTTNKSILQDIPDSKPVRVFLPLKNVRERYRVQGVYQKSSASVFSLFFKHGLLPVENIDTSKPCIVNIDMGGPSVSLEANITKIVDSRQLVMTAVKSMSHEQMREFFRVDAVTSVIGRAFLSQAKANDGKSWVLKGATIDISGSGILASFPEKPPENQTILLEITLPTDEPQVVTALARHVRTVKTADKQYDVAYHFEEITTEDRDKIIGCCLEIQRKLLRLKVNVKDL; this is translated from the coding sequence ATGACCACCAACAAAAGTATTCTCCAGGATATTCCGGACTCAAAGCCTGTACGGGTTTTTCTTCCTCTAAAAAATGTCAGAGAGAGATACCGGGTACAGGGCGTTTACCAGAAATCGTCCGCTTCCGTCTTCAGTCTCTTTTTCAAACATGGATTACTGCCGGTGGAGAATATAGATACCTCCAAACCATGTATTGTGAATATTGACATGGGGGGGCCTTCGGTATCCCTTGAGGCCAATATTACCAAAATCGTCGACTCCCGGCAGCTTGTAATGACAGCAGTCAAATCGATGAGTCATGAGCAGATGAGGGAATTCTTCCGGGTTGACGCCGTCACCAGCGTTATCGGGCGGGCGTTTCTCTCTCAAGCAAAAGCAAACGACGGCAAGAGCTGGGTCTTAAAAGGAGCAACAATAGACATCAGTGGAAGCGGCATCCTGGCGAGTTTTCCCGAAAAACCTCCGGAAAACCAAACTATTCTTCTGGAAATTACTCTTCCGACCGACGAACCCCAAGTTGTTACCGCCCTGGCACGCCACGTCAGGACGGTGAAGACAGCCGACAAACAATATGACGTGGCCTACCACTTTGAAGAAATAACCACGGAAGACAGGGATAAAATAATCGGCTGCTGCCTGGAAATTCAAAGAAAGCTACTTCGTCTCAAGGTTAACGTTAAAGATCTTTAG
- a CDS encoding nucleotidyltransferase family protein, which translates to MRNCKKISIPSHSTIKEAIETIDKGVMQIALVVDDDCLLGTITDGDIRRAFLNGSKLNDNIEGLYNTSPLTGRNDQSQEDLVQLALTRGIKQLPILDEDGRLIGIEYIDDYLRGPEKPNCVVLMAGGLGTRLRPLTAETPKPMLTVGSRPILETILDSFSRYGFRNFYFSVNYRAEKIREYFKDGSQYGANISYLNEKDRLGTAGALSLLPQDISEPIIVMNGDLLTNVNFDQLLNYHLLAKADATMCVREYTLQIPYGVVETEGARILGIEEKPTQNFFVNAGIYVLSPSALQLIPQESYFDMPQLFQSLVKSDRKACSFPITDYWMDIGQPNDFDQANSEYDEVFDV; encoded by the coding sequence ATGAGAAATTGCAAAAAAATAAGTATTCCCTCTCACTCCACAATCAAAGAAGCAATTGAAACTATTGATAAAGGAGTGATGCAGATTGCCTTGGTTGTAGATGATGATTGCCTTCTCGGCACCATCACTGATGGTGATATCCGACGTGCTTTCCTGAATGGTAGCAAGCTTAACGATAACATTGAAGGACTCTACAACACGTCCCCTCTTACCGGTAGGAATGATCAATCGCAAGAAGATCTGGTTCAACTGGCCCTGACCCGCGGCATAAAACAATTACCGATACTTGATGAGGATGGGCGATTAATCGGCATCGAATATATTGACGATTATCTGCGCGGACCGGAAAAACCAAACTGTGTGGTCCTTATGGCCGGCGGACTTGGGACCCGTCTGAGGCCACTCACCGCCGAAACACCGAAGCCGATGCTGACTGTCGGCTCCAGACCGATTCTGGAGACGATCCTGGACAGTTTTTCCCGTTACGGGTTCCGCAATTTCTACTTCAGCGTGAATTACAGGGCGGAAAAAATCCGCGAGTACTTCAAGGATGGCAGCCAATACGGTGCCAACATCTCTTACCTGAATGAAAAAGACCGGCTCGGTACAGCAGGAGCGCTCAGCCTGTTACCGCAGGATATCAGTGAGCCGATCATTGTCATGAACGGTGACCTGTTGACGAATGTCAACTTCGACCAATTACTCAATTATCACCTGCTGGCCAAAGCCGACGCGACCATGTGCGTACGTGAATACACTTTGCAGATCCCCTATGGCGTTGTCGAAACCGAAGGAGCCAGAATTCTGGGCATCGAGGAAAAGCCGACACAGAACTTTTTCGTCAATGCCGGAATATATGTCTTGAGTCCAAGTGCTCTGCAGTTGATCCCGCAAGAAAGCTATTTCGACATGCCGCAATTGTTTCAGTCTCTGGTTAAAAGCGATCGAAAGGCCTGCTCTTTTCCGATCACCGATTACTGGATGGATATCGGCCAACCAAACGACTTCGATCAGGCGAATTCGGAGTACGACGAGGTCTTTGATGTTTAA
- the neuB gene encoding N-acetylneuraminate synthase: MESVFIIAEAGVNHNGDIELAKQLIDVAAQSGADAVKFQTFTADALLSHNAPKAEYQQQTTDTAETQYAMIKKLELDRSSHQLLLEHCRRKGIMFLSSPFDLESITTLDELGIEIFKIPSGEITNLPYLRKIGSLNKSCILSTGMSTIQEVETALQVLSDAGTSKELVTVLHCNTEYPTPMSDVNLRAMQTMADLLDVNIGYSDHTLGIEIPIAAVAMGARVIEKHFTLSKDLPGPDHQASLEPRQLKEMVIVIRNLEQALGDGHKRPTPSEEKNKSIVRKSIVAKKYIRQGEVFDEENLTTKRPGTGISPMMWDKIVGISANTDFQPDEMIKL; encoded by the coding sequence TTGGAATCGGTTTTTATCATCGCCGAAGCCGGAGTGAATCATAACGGCGACATTGAGCTGGCCAAACAATTAATTGATGTTGCAGCTCAATCCGGAGCCGACGCTGTCAAATTTCAGACATTCACCGCGGATGCACTCCTGAGCCATAATGCCCCCAAAGCAGAGTATCAGCAGCAAACGACCGATACCGCCGAAACCCAGTATGCAATGATCAAAAAACTGGAACTGGACCGCAGTTCCCACCAATTGCTGCTGGAGCACTGTCGCCGAAAAGGTATCATGTTCCTTTCCTCCCCATTCGACCTGGAAAGCATAACCACCCTTGATGAACTCGGGATTGAAATTTTCAAAATTCCCTCGGGTGAAATCACCAACCTGCCTTACCTCCGAAAAATAGGCAGCTTAAATAAATCGTGCATACTCTCTACCGGCATGTCAACCATTCAAGAGGTAGAAACAGCTCTACAAGTTCTAAGCGACGCTGGAACGTCAAAAGAATTGGTAACCGTTCTGCATTGCAATACCGAATACCCGACGCCCATGAGTGACGTCAACCTTCGCGCCATGCAAACCATGGCAGACCTGCTAGACGTTAACATTGGTTACTCAGATCACACTCTCGGAATAGAAATTCCGATTGCCGCCGTCGCCATGGGAGCGAGGGTCATTGAAAAGCACTTCACTCTCAGCAAAGACCTGCCGGGCCCTGATCATCAAGCGTCTCTTGAACCCCGGCAACTAAAAGAAATGGTCATCGTGATTCGCAACTTGGAGCAGGCACTGGGGGATGGGCACAAACGACCGACTCCGTCAGAAGAAAAAAACAAGTCAATCGTCAGAAAAAGCATTGTAGCAAAAAAATACATCAGACAAGGCGAAGTGTTTGATGAGGAAAATTTGACGACCAAACGGCCAGGCACTGGCATCTCACCAATGATGTGGGATAAAATAGTCGGAATCTCCGCTAACACAGATTTTCAACCCGATGAAATGATAAAGCTATGA
- a CDS encoding 6-hydroxymethylpterin diphosphokinase MptE-like protein — protein sequence MENTLGPFLENSFGDKYLFDVNGFAFDRIGARASYENHFNQDLFQENSLYIIPGSDSGLLPKYLVESGLPEGSYYIFVEPGQVYDRLEEIIPEKGFHKKIDITTPDKWLQCAEKIEYRNFVYLGNLKTAPSFAAADGRLPDYLQLTNQLREELEKIQWQHNAELGAELFHLRQFENLPENRTSASCLLNKCAGQTAIILAGGPSLDDVLPWIQENREKMVVIAVSRIARRLLEVDLSPDIIVSVDPNMISFDISKEMLKLSEKTVFVHKYHVVSALLGQWGGRSLFLGPRLPWDSTFNKDLLDAPGPTVTNSALALAVNMGFSRILLAGVDLCHSREGYTHASGSNERKAGPQLGMGKLWVETNGGWSAETTPDFHFAATQIEAQAEGAKHNGCQIVNLSHSATKIKCVEFTSHEDITFEMSSALADQSLINWLPVETSERRVEHYEAMLAELEKAQRGIRAIRKLSVGALRANEAFFGRRGKKKGNRKYRIKMDRIENTLNSEYAGFSQLLKKLGIREFLKITQGDQDRDWSEEDAERIGRIYYEAYRDSADRLVDILSNAANRLESRLEEEKEDPDLSKLATQWRSDFQPGRAFVWRHRHPHKEFSAQEAHLLETLEKSFEDILLLQETGHLKRAREFSQLGQVRGKLQAMYRQGRLDNLRHMSESLDHIQEAEAASLAHLAKGYLAELEGAPEQALCEYRHIVDAQEEQSQDMAVLEEALKRLLSLSLQNQDLDNARLIAECLAGISVAYLPYYADLLWIFGEHQTSLNLYADYLERVDTDLSVMLKVGRRYLELDLEEGARMMFEAVLEQDSSNRAARQLLTQINA from the coding sequence ATGGAAAACACTTTAGGGCCGTTTTTGGAAAATTCGTTTGGCGATAAATATCTTTTTGATGTCAATGGTTTTGCTTTTGACCGAATTGGTGCCAGAGCCTCTTATGAGAATCATTTTAACCAGGATTTATTTCAAGAAAACAGTCTGTATATCATCCCGGGTAGTGACAGTGGCTTGCTGCCAAAATATTTGGTTGAGTCTGGTTTGCCTGAGGGGAGTTATTATATTTTCGTGGAACCAGGTCAGGTTTATGACCGCTTAGAGGAAATAATTCCTGAAAAGGGGTTCCATAAAAAAATTGATATAACGACTCCCGATAAATGGCTTCAGTGTGCCGAGAAGATAGAATACAGGAATTTTGTATATCTCGGAAATTTAAAAACTGCGCCTTCTTTTGCAGCGGCCGACGGCCGTTTACCGGATTATCTTCAGCTAACCAATCAACTGCGGGAAGAGCTGGAAAAGATTCAGTGGCAGCATAATGCCGAACTGGGAGCAGAGCTTTTTCATTTGAGGCAGTTTGAGAACCTTCCGGAAAATCGAACATCAGCTTCATGTCTGTTGAATAAATGCGCTGGTCAGACAGCAATCATTCTCGCCGGCGGGCCTTCTCTTGATGATGTGCTGCCATGGATACAAGAGAATCGCGAGAAAATGGTCGTTATTGCTGTTTCGCGAATTGCCCGGCGGTTGCTTGAAGTCGATCTCTCACCGGATATAATTGTCTCTGTTGATCCAAATATGATCAGTTTTGATATCAGTAAGGAGATGTTGAAACTGTCAGAGAAAACGGTGTTTGTTCACAAGTATCATGTCGTGAGTGCCTTATTGGGGCAATGGGGTGGCAGAAGCCTTTTTCTAGGACCCAGGCTGCCATGGGACTCGACTTTCAATAAAGATCTCCTCGATGCTCCCGGACCGACTGTTACCAATAGCGCCCTTGCCCTGGCTGTAAACATGGGGTTTTCGCGTATACTCCTTGCAGGCGTCGACCTGTGTCACAGCCGGGAAGGATATACCCATGCTTCCGGCAGTAATGAGCGCAAAGCTGGCCCTCAACTAGGTATGGGAAAATTATGGGTTGAGACAAATGGTGGTTGGTCGGCGGAAACAACCCCCGATTTTCATTTTGCCGCAACTCAGATTGAGGCGCAGGCTGAAGGAGCCAAGCATAATGGCTGCCAGATAGTCAATTTGAGTCATAGTGCCACGAAAATAAAATGCGTTGAGTTTACTTCGCATGAGGATATTACCTTTGAAATGTCTTCAGCTCTAGCTGACCAAAGTTTAATCAATTGGTTGCCTGTTGAAACGTCTGAGAGACGTGTCGAACATTATGAGGCAATGCTTGCCGAGCTGGAAAAAGCTCAAAGAGGTATAAGGGCCATACGTAAACTATCTGTTGGAGCATTGAGAGCCAATGAAGCCTTTTTTGGTCGCCGAGGCAAGAAGAAGGGTAATCGTAAATATAGGATCAAGATGGATCGTATTGAGAATACGCTGAACAGTGAGTACGCGGGCTTTTCTCAGCTGCTCAAAAAACTGGGCATCAGGGAATTTCTCAAAATAACCCAGGGCGACCAGGACCGTGACTGGAGTGAAGAGGATGCAGAACGCATAGGGCGCATCTACTATGAAGCATATCGAGACAGTGCTGATCGATTGGTTGATATACTCAGTAACGCCGCTAACAGGTTAGAATCTCGGCTTGAAGAGGAAAAAGAAGACCCGGACCTGAGTAAGCTGGCTACTCAGTGGCGGAGTGATTTTCAGCCGGGTCGTGCGTTTGTTTGGCGACATAGACACCCCCATAAAGAATTCTCTGCTCAGGAAGCTCACCTGCTTGAGACGCTGGAGAAAAGCTTCGAGGACATTCTGCTTTTGCAGGAGACTGGGCACTTGAAGCGTGCACGTGAATTCTCTCAACTGGGCCAGGTCCGCGGAAAATTGCAGGCCATGTACAGGCAGGGGCGACTGGATAATTTGCGTCACATGTCTGAAAGTCTAGATCATATTCAGGAGGCTGAAGCAGCCTCTCTTGCCCACCTTGCAAAAGGGTATCTGGCTGAACTGGAGGGTGCTCCAGAACAGGCACTGTGTGAATATCGACATATTGTTGATGCCCAGGAAGAACAGAGCCAGGACATGGCTGTTCTTGAAGAAGCATTGAAACGACTGCTCAGTTTGTCACTGCAGAATCAAGATTTAGATAATGCGCGGTTAATCGCAGAGTGCCTGGCTGGCATTTCAGTGGCTTATTTACCGTATTATGCTGATTTGCTATGGATTTTTGGCGAGCATCAAACGTCTTTAAATTTATATGCAGATTATCTCGAACGGGTTGATACTGATTTGTCGGTTATGTTGAAAGTCGGTCGTCGCTATCTTGAACTGGACCTCGAAGAGGGGGCTCGTATGATGTTTGAAGCGGTTCTAGAGCAGGATTCTTCGAATCGTGCTGCCCGTCAACTGCTCACGCAGATCAATGCATAA